The following proteins are co-located in the Syngnathus scovelli strain Florida chromosome 21, RoL_Ssco_1.2, whole genome shotgun sequence genome:
- the abcc3 gene encoding ATP-binding cassette sub-family C member 3 isoform X3 produces the protein MERLCGPELPFWVANQTLHTDQPDLPVCFQLSVLSWVPCIYLWAVSPIYIFYLKKNNKGYIMMSIMNRFKTVFGLLLWVVCWTDLFYTFHETQQGTSQPPIFFITPLVLGMTMLLATFLIQFERLRGVQSSGILFIFWFLSVLCAIVPFRSKILLASSQVEVTDTLRFTTFYFYFGLVVLELILCCFNEKPPLFSNVVTDPNVCPESTAGFLSTITFWWFTSLAVKGFKMPLEAKDLWSLNQRDSSKAMVPKLLKEWEKEQAKSKSKQNLSNDVVYSKPPPSANNHIGGENGTSPEEVEVLLSNQKSVPRGPSFLRSLVRAFGPYFLIGSAYKLLQDVITFVNPQLLRMLISFIKQKGVPDWWGYSLAFLMFFTAFLQTLILHQHFQYCFITGMHVRTALIGAIYRKSLVITNAAKRSSTVGEVVNLMSVDAQRFMDLTTFLNMLWSAPLQIMLALYFLWQNLGPSVLAGVAVMILLIPFNAVIAMKSRAYQVEQMQHKDSRIKLMNEILNGIKVLKLYAWENSFKEKVLAIRQKELNVLKKAAYLGALSTMAWTSAPFLVALTTFAVYVTVDKNNILDAEKAFVSLSLFNILRFPLNMLPQVISSLVQTSVSLKRIQNFLSHDELDPNSVDRKNTASDFSVSVVNGKFTWAKEDSPVLRDINVLVPQGSLLAVVGHVGCGKSSLISALLGEMEKLEGDVSIRGSVAYVPQQAWIQNATLRDNILFGKAYNEQKYGCVLEACALTPDLEVLPGGDMTEIGEKGINLSGGQRQRVSLARALYSDSDVYLLDDPLSAVDAHVSKHIFDNLIGPEGALKGKTRILVTHGISYLPQVDNIVVMVDGRVSEMGSYQELLKQNGAFAEFLRNYALEDIIEDEAPEEMINDEDLFPEDTLSNHIDMVDTEPGINEAKRKFIRQISIISADGETPKSRSVRRHACSRRKHPEPQEKKQPQEMEKLIQAETTETGRVKLKVYLEYAKAVGLLLTVLICILYGCQSAAAIGANIWLSEWTNDALRNHTEDNVNMRVGVYAALGITQGVLVMISSFTLAMGNIGAARKLHHNLLANKLQTVQSFYDTTPIGRILNRFSKDIFVIDESLPSTVLMFLFTFFVSLSTMIVIISSTPIFAVVIAPLAFVYIFVQRFYVATSRQLKRLESVSRSPIYSHFSETITGSSVIRAFGRHSAFICMSDMKVDENQKSYYPGIVSNRWLGVRIEFIGNCIVLFAALFAVTGKNDLSPGLVGLSVSYALQVTMSLNWMVRMTSDLENNIVAVERVKEYSETKTEAPWEIEEKKPNPDWPTQGNVDFHNYSVRYREGLDLVLKNLTLSVKGGEKVGIVGRTGAGKSSMTLCLFRLLEAAEGEISIDDIKISEIGLHDLRSKLTIIPQEPVLFSGTLRMNLDPFEKYSDDEVWKVLEHSHLHKFVSNQPAKLEMECSEGGENLSVGQRQLVCLARALLRKTRILVLDEATAAVDLETDDLIQSTIRTQFEDSTVFTIAHRLNTIMDYTRVLVLDKGQIAEFDTPSNLISQRGIFYGMAKDAGLVS, from the exons ATGGAGCGGCTGTGCGGACCCGAGCTTCCCTTTTGG GTAGCCAATCAGACGCTCCACACAGATCAGCCCGACCTCCCTGTGTGTTTCCAGCTGAGCGTCCTGTCATGGGTCCCATGCATTTACCTATGGGCAGTCTCACCTATCTACATTTTCTACCTAAAGAAGAACAACAAAGGCTACATCATGATGTCCATCATGAACCGATTCAAAACG GTGTTTGGCTTGCTGTTATGGGTTGTTTGCTGGACAGATCTCTTCTACACATTTCATGAAACGCAGCAGGGAACCAGTCAGCCCCCCATTTTCTTTATCACTCCGCTCGTGCTGGGCATGACCATG CTGCTGGCCACATTTTTGATCCAGTTTGAGAGGTTACGTGGGGTTCAGTCCTCAGGGATCCTCTTCATCTTCTGGTTCCTGTCCGTGCTGTGTGCCATTGTGCCTTTCCGCTCCAAGATCCTACTGGCATCCAGCCAG GTTGAAGTCACCGACACATTACGCTTCACCACTTTCTACTTCTATTTTGGCTTGGTGGTCTTGGAGCTGATCCTGTGCTGCTTCAATGAGAAACCCCCGCTCTTTTCCAATGTTGTCACAGACCCC AATGTCTGCCCTGAGTCCACAGCTGGGTTTCTATCAACCATAACATTTTGGTGGTTCACAAG TCTGGCTGTGAAAGGATTCAAAATGCCTCTTGAGGCCAAGGACCTCTGGTCTCTGAACCAGCGTGACAGCTCAAAGGCAATGGTGCCAAAACTCCTTAAAGAATGGGAAAAGGAGCAAGCCAAAAGCAAGAG CAAACAGAATCTATCCAATGACGTTGTCTACTCCAAGCCGCCACCATCCGCCAACAACCACATAGGAGGTGAAAATGGAACTAGCCCAGAAGAAGTTGAAGTCCTGCTATCCAATCAGAAATCCGTACCCCGTGGGCCATCGTTTTTACGTTCGCTCGTCAGAGCTTTTGGACCCTACTTCCTAATTGGTTCAGCTTACAAGCTTCTGCAGGATGTCATTACGTTTGTGAACCCCCAGCTACTCAG AATGTTGATCTCCTTCATAAAGCAAAAAGGTGTCCCTGACTGGTGGGGCTACTCGCTGGCCTTCCTCATGTTCTTCACAGCTTTTTTGCAAACTCTCATCCTGCACCAGCACTTTCAATATTGCTTCATCACCGGCATGCATGTCCGCACAGCTCTCATCGGCGCCATCTACAGAAAG TCGTTGGTGATAACTAACGCCGCCAAACGCTCATCTACGGTGGGAGAGGTGGTTAACCTGATGTCTGTGGATGCTCAGAGGTTCATGGACCTCACCACTTTCCTCAACATGCTGTGGTCTGCTCCTCTTCAAATAATGCTGGCACTATATTTCCTCTGGCAG AATCTGGGCCCCTCTGTTCTGGCTGGAGTTGCTGTTATGATCCTGCTAATTCCATTTAATGCCGTCATAGCTATGAAGAGCCGTGCCTACCAG GTGGAGCAAATGCAGCATAAAGATAGTCGGATTAAACTCATGAATGAGATCCTTAATGGCATCAAAGTACTAAAGCTGTACGCCTGGGAGAATTCTTTCAAGGAAAAGGTGCTGGCCATCCGGCAAAAGGAGCTCAATGTGCTTAAGAAGGCGGCCTACTTGGGAGCATTGTCCACCATGGCTTGGACCAGTGCACCTTTTCTG GTTGCACTGACAACATTTGCTGTGTATGTGACGGTGGATAAAAACAACATCCTGGATGCCGAGAAGGCCTTTGTGTCACTCTCCCTCTTTAATATTCTACGTTTCCCTCTCAACATGCTTCCCCAAGTCATAAGCAGCCTTGTCCAG ACAAgcgtgtcactgaagcgaatccAGAATTTCTTAAGCCACGATGAGCTGGATCCAAATTCAGTGGACAGAAAGAACACAGCATCAG atttttcagTCAGTGTCGTCAATGGAAAATTCACCTGGGCTAAAGAAGATTCTCCGGTTCTCCGCGA CATTAACGTGTTGGTGCCCCAAGGCTCCCTGCTGGCAGTGGTGGGCCATGTCGGCTGTGGGAAGTCCTCGCTCATTTCTGCCCTGCTGGGTGAAATGGAGAAACTTGAAGGAGATGTTTCAATCCGG ggatCAGTGGCATACGTTCCTCAGCAGGCCTGGATCCAAAACGCCACGCTGCGTGATAACATCCTGTTTGGGAAAGCGTACAATGAACAGAAGTACGGCTGCGTTCTGGAGGCCTGCGCTTTAACCCCTGACCTAGAAGTTTTGCCAGGAGGAGACATGACGGAAATAGGAGAAAAG GGCATTAATCTCTCGGGAGGCCAAAGACAGAGAGTCAGCCTTGCCCGAGCTCTTTATAGTGACTCAGATGTCTACCTGCTGGATGACCCGCTGTCTGCTGTGGACGCCCATGTGTCCAAACATATATTTGACAACCTCATAGGTCCAGAAGGAGCACTAAAGGGCAAG ACGCGTATTTTGGTGACACATGGCATTAGTTACCTGCCCCAGGTGGACAATATAGTAGTGATGGTGGACGGAAGAGTGTCAGAGATGGGCTCATATCAGGAGCTGCTCAAGCAGAATGGAGCATTTGCTGAGTTTCTCAGGAACTACGCTCTGGAGGACATTATAGAGGATGAGGCCCCAG AAGAAATGATCAATGATGAGGATTTGTTCCCTGAAGATACCCTTAGCAACCACATAGACATGGTGGATACTGAACCAGGAATCAATGAAGCAAAAAGAAAATTCATAAG GCAAATCAGCATCATCTCAGCAGATGGTGAGACCCCGAAATCTCGCTCAGTGAGGAGACATGCCTGCAGTCGGAGGAAGCACCCAGAGCCACAAGAAAAGAAGCAGCCACAAGAAATGGAGAAACTCATCCAGGCAGAGACGACAGAAACAGGCAGG GTGAAACTAAAGGTCTACCTGGAATACGCTAAGGCAGTGGGACTGCTGCTAACTGTGCTGATCTGCATTTTATACGGCTGCCAGAGTGCAGCTGCAATCGGAGCAAATATTTGGCTCAGTGAGTGGACCAATGATGCCTTGAGAAATCACACGGAGGACAATGTGAATATGAGGGTGGGTGTGTATGCAGCTCTAGGCATTACACAAG gtgTCCTGGTCATGATCTCTTCCTTTACATTAGCCATGGGAAATATTGGGGCAGCGAGGAAGCTGCACCATAACCTCCTGGCCAACAAACTTCAAACAGTGCAGTCTTTTTATGACACCACTCCCATAGGACGCATCCTCAACCGTTTCTCCAAAGACATCTTCGTTATCGATGAGAGCCTGCCTTCCACCGTGCTCATGTTCCtgttcactttttttgtttctctctccACCATGATTGTTATCATTTCCAGCACGCCTATATTTGCGGTTGTCATAGCACCCCTGGCTTTCGTGTACATCTTTGTCCAG AGATTTTATGTCGCCACATCTCGGCAGCTGAAGCGTCTGGAGTCTGTCAGCCGCTCGCCCATTTATTCCCATTTCTCCGAGACCATCACTGGCTCGAGCGTTATCCGAGCCTTTGGCAGACACTCCGCCTTTATTTGCATGAGTGATATGAAAGTGGATGAGAACCAAAAGAGTTACTACCCCGGTATAGTGTCCAATAG GTGGCTGGGCGTACGCATCGAATTCATCGGGAACTGCATCGTGTTGTTTGCTGCTCTATTTGCTGTGACTGGAAAGAATGATCTTAGCCCTGGCCTGGTGGGCCTTTCAGTGTCTTATGCTTTACAG GTGACCATGTCTCTGAACTGGATGGTGCGAATGACTTCTGATTTAGAGAACAACATTGTGGCTGTAGAACGAGTGAAGGAATACTCCGAGACCAAGACTGAG GCGCCCTGGGAAATCGAGGAGAAGAAACCCAATCCTGATTGGCCCACGCAGGGGAATGTGGACTTCCACAACTACAGTGTCCGATACCGAGAGGGCTTGGATCTGGTTCTGAAAAACTTGACCTTGAGTGTGAAAGGAGGAGAGAAG GTTGGTATTGTAGGTCGAACAGGAGCTGGCAAGTCATCAATGACGCTCTGCCTCTTCCGTTtgctggaagcagctgaaggcGAGATCTCCATTGATGATATTAAAATATCCGAGATAGGCCTGCATGACTTAAGATCCAAGCTTACAATCATTCCACAG GAGCCAGTCTTATTCTCTGGAACACTGAGGATGAACCTCGACCCTTTCGAGAAGTACAGCGATGACGAGGTGTGGAAAGTTCTGGAACATTCCCATTTGCACAAGTTTGTGAGCAACCAGCCAGCAAAACTGGAGATGGAGTGCTCAGAGGGAGGAGAGAACCTCAG CGTGGGCCAGAGGCAGCTGGTGTGTTTAGCTCGAGCTCTTCTGAGGAAGACAAGGATCCTCGTACTGGATGAAGCGACTGCTGCTGTTGACTTAGAGACGGATGATCTTATCCAGTCTACTATCAGAACTCAGTTTGAAGACAGCACCGTCTTTACTATTGCACACAGGCTCAACACAATTATGGATTATACAAG AGTGCTGGTGTTGGACAAGGGACAGATTGCAGAGTTTGATACTCCTTCAAATCTCATATCACAGCGTGGAATCTTCTACGGGATGGCAAAAGATGCAGGACTGGTGTCGTAG
- the abcc3 gene encoding ATP-binding cassette sub-family C member 3 isoform X4 has protein sequence MERLCGPELPFWVANQTLHTDQPDLPVCFQLSVLSWVPCIYLWAVSPIYIFYLKKNNKGYIMMSIMNRFKTVFGLLLWVVCWTDLFYTFHETQQGTSQPPIFFITPLVLGMTMLLATFLIQFERLRGVQSSGILFIFWFLSVLCAIVPFRSKILLASSQVEVTDTLRFTTFYFYFGLVVLELILCCFNEKPPLFSNVVTDPNVCPESTAGFLSTITFWWFTSLAVKGFKMPLEAKDLWSLNQRDSSKAMVPKLLKEWEKEQAKSKSKQNLSNDVVYSKPPPSANNHIGGENGTSPEEVEVLLSNQKSVPRGPSFLRSLVRAFGPYFLIGSAYKLLQDVITFVNPQLLRMLISFIKQKGVPDWWGYSLAFLMFFTAFLQTLILHQHFQYCFITGMHVRTALIGAIYRKSLVITNAAKRSSTVGEVVNLMSVDAQRFMDLTTFLNMLWSAPLQIMLALYFLWQNLGPSVLAGVAVMILLIPFNAVIAMKSRAYQVEQMQHKDSRIKLMNEILNGIKVLKLYAWENSFKEKVLAIRQKELNVLKKAAYLGALSTMAWTSAPFLVALTTFAVYVTVDKNNILDAEKAFVSLSLFNILRFPLNMLPQVISSLVQTSVSLKRIQNFLSHDELDPNSVDRKNTASDFSVSVVNGKFTWAKEDSPVLRDINVLVPQGSLLAVVGHVGCGKSSLISALLGEMEKLEGDVSIRGSVAYVPQQAWIQNATLRDNILFGKAYNEQKYGCVLEACALTPDLEVLPGGDMTEIGEKGINLSGGQRQRVSLARALYSDSDVYLLDDPLSAVDAHVSKHIFDNLIGPEGALKGKTRILVTHGISYLPQVDNIVVMVDGRVSEMGSYQELLKQNGAFAEFLRNYALEDIIEDEAPEMINDEDLFPEDTLSNHIDMVDTEPGINEAKRKFIRQISIISADGETPKSRSVRRHACSRRKHPEPQEKKQPQEMEKLIQAETTETGRVKLKVYLEYAKAVGLLLTVLICILYGCQSAAAIGANIWLSEWTNDALRNHTEDNVNMRVGVYAALGITQGVLLLVNSLLSQTYSMILAAKLMHLKLLQGVLRAPQAFFESNPVGRLLNRFSKDMDAIDCQIPHQIDIWMRTFWYTLNVLLICSALTPMFLIVIAPLTVFYCWVQRFYVATSRQLKRLESVSRSPIYSHFSETITGSSVIRAFGRHSAFICMSDMKVDENQKSYYPGIVSNRWLGVRIEFIGNCIVLFAALFAVTGKNDLSPGLVGLSVSYALQVTMSLNWMVRMTSDLENNIVAVERVKEYSETKTEAPWEIEEKKPNPDWPTQGNVDFHNYSVRYREGLDLVLKNLTLSVKGGEKVGIVGRTGAGKSSMTLCLFRLLEAAEGEISIDDIKISEIGLHDLRSKLTIIPQEPVLFSGTLRMNLDPFEKYSDDEVWKVLEHSHLHKFVSNQPAKLEMECSEGGENLSVGQRQLVCLARALLRKTRILVLDEATAAVDLETDDLIQSTIRTQFEDSTVFTIAHRLNTIMDYTRVLVLDKGQIAEFDTPSNLISQRGIFYGMAKDAGLVS, from the exons ATGGAGCGGCTGTGCGGACCCGAGCTTCCCTTTTGG GTAGCCAATCAGACGCTCCACACAGATCAGCCCGACCTCCCTGTGTGTTTCCAGCTGAGCGTCCTGTCATGGGTCCCATGCATTTACCTATGGGCAGTCTCACCTATCTACATTTTCTACCTAAAGAAGAACAACAAAGGCTACATCATGATGTCCATCATGAACCGATTCAAAACG GTGTTTGGCTTGCTGTTATGGGTTGTTTGCTGGACAGATCTCTTCTACACATTTCATGAAACGCAGCAGGGAACCAGTCAGCCCCCCATTTTCTTTATCACTCCGCTCGTGCTGGGCATGACCATG CTGCTGGCCACATTTTTGATCCAGTTTGAGAGGTTACGTGGGGTTCAGTCCTCAGGGATCCTCTTCATCTTCTGGTTCCTGTCCGTGCTGTGTGCCATTGTGCCTTTCCGCTCCAAGATCCTACTGGCATCCAGCCAG GTTGAAGTCACCGACACATTACGCTTCACCACTTTCTACTTCTATTTTGGCTTGGTGGTCTTGGAGCTGATCCTGTGCTGCTTCAATGAGAAACCCCCGCTCTTTTCCAATGTTGTCACAGACCCC AATGTCTGCCCTGAGTCCACAGCTGGGTTTCTATCAACCATAACATTTTGGTGGTTCACAAG TCTGGCTGTGAAAGGATTCAAAATGCCTCTTGAGGCCAAGGACCTCTGGTCTCTGAACCAGCGTGACAGCTCAAAGGCAATGGTGCCAAAACTCCTTAAAGAATGGGAAAAGGAGCAAGCCAAAAGCAAGAG CAAACAGAATCTATCCAATGACGTTGTCTACTCCAAGCCGCCACCATCCGCCAACAACCACATAGGAGGTGAAAATGGAACTAGCCCAGAAGAAGTTGAAGTCCTGCTATCCAATCAGAAATCCGTACCCCGTGGGCCATCGTTTTTACGTTCGCTCGTCAGAGCTTTTGGACCCTACTTCCTAATTGGTTCAGCTTACAAGCTTCTGCAGGATGTCATTACGTTTGTGAACCCCCAGCTACTCAG AATGTTGATCTCCTTCATAAAGCAAAAAGGTGTCCCTGACTGGTGGGGCTACTCGCTGGCCTTCCTCATGTTCTTCACAGCTTTTTTGCAAACTCTCATCCTGCACCAGCACTTTCAATATTGCTTCATCACCGGCATGCATGTCCGCACAGCTCTCATCGGCGCCATCTACAGAAAG TCGTTGGTGATAACTAACGCCGCCAAACGCTCATCTACGGTGGGAGAGGTGGTTAACCTGATGTCTGTGGATGCTCAGAGGTTCATGGACCTCACCACTTTCCTCAACATGCTGTGGTCTGCTCCTCTTCAAATAATGCTGGCACTATATTTCCTCTGGCAG AATCTGGGCCCCTCTGTTCTGGCTGGAGTTGCTGTTATGATCCTGCTAATTCCATTTAATGCCGTCATAGCTATGAAGAGCCGTGCCTACCAG GTGGAGCAAATGCAGCATAAAGATAGTCGGATTAAACTCATGAATGAGATCCTTAATGGCATCAAAGTACTAAAGCTGTACGCCTGGGAGAATTCTTTCAAGGAAAAGGTGCTGGCCATCCGGCAAAAGGAGCTCAATGTGCTTAAGAAGGCGGCCTACTTGGGAGCATTGTCCACCATGGCTTGGACCAGTGCACCTTTTCTG GTTGCACTGACAACATTTGCTGTGTATGTGACGGTGGATAAAAACAACATCCTGGATGCCGAGAAGGCCTTTGTGTCACTCTCCCTCTTTAATATTCTACGTTTCCCTCTCAACATGCTTCCCCAAGTCATAAGCAGCCTTGTCCAG ACAAgcgtgtcactgaagcgaatccAGAATTTCTTAAGCCACGATGAGCTGGATCCAAATTCAGTGGACAGAAAGAACACAGCATCAG atttttcagTCAGTGTCGTCAATGGAAAATTCACCTGGGCTAAAGAAGATTCTCCGGTTCTCCGCGA CATTAACGTGTTGGTGCCCCAAGGCTCCCTGCTGGCAGTGGTGGGCCATGTCGGCTGTGGGAAGTCCTCGCTCATTTCTGCCCTGCTGGGTGAAATGGAGAAACTTGAAGGAGATGTTTCAATCCGG ggatCAGTGGCATACGTTCCTCAGCAGGCCTGGATCCAAAACGCCACGCTGCGTGATAACATCCTGTTTGGGAAAGCGTACAATGAACAGAAGTACGGCTGCGTTCTGGAGGCCTGCGCTTTAACCCCTGACCTAGAAGTTTTGCCAGGAGGAGACATGACGGAAATAGGAGAAAAG GGCATTAATCTCTCGGGAGGCCAAAGACAGAGAGTCAGCCTTGCCCGAGCTCTTTATAGTGACTCAGATGTCTACCTGCTGGATGACCCGCTGTCTGCTGTGGACGCCCATGTGTCCAAACATATATTTGACAACCTCATAGGTCCAGAAGGAGCACTAAAGGGCAAG ACGCGTATTTTGGTGACACATGGCATTAGTTACCTGCCCCAGGTGGACAATATAGTAGTGATGGTGGACGGAAGAGTGTCAGAGATGGGCTCATATCAGGAGCTGCTCAAGCAGAATGGAGCATTTGCTGAGTTTCTCAGGAACTACGCTCTGGAGGACATTATAGAGGATGAGGCCCCAG AAATGATCAATGATGAGGATTTGTTCCCTGAAGATACCCTTAGCAACCACATAGACATGGTGGATACTGAACCAGGAATCAATGAAGCAAAAAGAAAATTCATAAG GCAAATCAGCATCATCTCAGCAGATGGTGAGACCCCGAAATCTCGCTCAGTGAGGAGACATGCCTGCAGTCGGAGGAAGCACCCAGAGCCACAAGAAAAGAAGCAGCCACAAGAAATGGAGAAACTCATCCAGGCAGAGACGACAGAAACAGGCAGG GTGAAACTAAAGGTCTACCTGGAATACGCTAAGGCAGTGGGACTGCTGCTAACTGTGCTGATCTGCATTTTATACGGCTGCCAGAGTGCAGCTGCAATCGGAGCAAATATTTGGCTCAGTGAGTGGACCAATGATGCCTTGAGAAATCACACGGAGGACAATGTGAATATGAGGGTGGGTGTGTATGCAGCTCTAGGCATTACACAAG GTGTGCTGTTGTTGGTTAACTCGCTGTTGTCCCAGACCTACAGTATGATACTGGCAGCCAAGCTCATGCACCTCAAGCTGCTCCAGGGGGTTCTGCGAGCTCCTCAGGCCTTCTTTGAGAGCAACCCGGTCGGGCGCTTATTAAACCGCTTCAGCAAAGACATGGATGCCATAGACTGTCAGATCCCACATCAAATTGACATATGGATGCGCACTTTCTGGTACACACTGAATGTGCTGCTCATATGCTCTGCCCTCACCCCCATGTTCCTCATAGTCATAGCCCCGTTAACAGTGTTCTATTGCTGGGTTCAG AGATTTTATGTCGCCACATCTCGGCAGCTGAAGCGTCTGGAGTCTGTCAGCCGCTCGCCCATTTATTCCCATTTCTCCGAGACCATCACTGGCTCGAGCGTTATCCGAGCCTTTGGCAGACACTCCGCCTTTATTTGCATGAGTGATATGAAAGTGGATGAGAACCAAAAGAGTTACTACCCCGGTATAGTGTCCAATAG GTGGCTGGGCGTACGCATCGAATTCATCGGGAACTGCATCGTGTTGTTTGCTGCTCTATTTGCTGTGACTGGAAAGAATGATCTTAGCCCTGGCCTGGTGGGCCTTTCAGTGTCTTATGCTTTACAG GTGACCATGTCTCTGAACTGGATGGTGCGAATGACTTCTGATTTAGAGAACAACATTGTGGCTGTAGAACGAGTGAAGGAATACTCCGAGACCAAGACTGAG GCGCCCTGGGAAATCGAGGAGAAGAAACCCAATCCTGATTGGCCCACGCAGGGGAATGTGGACTTCCACAACTACAGTGTCCGATACCGAGAGGGCTTGGATCTGGTTCTGAAAAACTTGACCTTGAGTGTGAAAGGAGGAGAGAAG GTTGGTATTGTAGGTCGAACAGGAGCTGGCAAGTCATCAATGACGCTCTGCCTCTTCCGTTtgctggaagcagctgaaggcGAGATCTCCATTGATGATATTAAAATATCCGAGATAGGCCTGCATGACTTAAGATCCAAGCTTACAATCATTCCACAG GAGCCAGTCTTATTCTCTGGAACACTGAGGATGAACCTCGACCCTTTCGAGAAGTACAGCGATGACGAGGTGTGGAAAGTTCTGGAACATTCCCATTTGCACAAGTTTGTGAGCAACCAGCCAGCAAAACTGGAGATGGAGTGCTCAGAGGGAGGAGAGAACCTCAG CGTGGGCCAGAGGCAGCTGGTGTGTTTAGCTCGAGCTCTTCTGAGGAAGACAAGGATCCTCGTACTGGATGAAGCGACTGCTGCTGTTGACTTAGAGACGGATGATCTTATCCAGTCTACTATCAGAACTCAGTTTGAAGACAGCACCGTCTTTACTATTGCACACAGGCTCAACACAATTATGGATTATACAAG AGTGCTGGTGTTGGACAAGGGACAGATTGCAGAGTTTGATACTCCTTCAAATCTCATATCACAGCGTGGAATCTTCTACGGGATGGCAAAAGATGCAGGACTGGTGTCGTAG